The following DNA comes from Agromyces mangrovi.
CAACTCGCGCACGGCGGACCCCTCCGACGCATCCCTGATCGAGCCGCTCGAGCCCTGAGCGCCGTCGGCGGCGTCAGGACGCGTGCTGGTGCGCGTGCGCCGCGAGACGGATGGGGCGGTGGTCGGATGCCCCGGCGGGCAGCACGTCCACGCGATCGATCTGCACGCCCGTCGAGGTGACGAAGTCGAAGTACCCCGAGAAGAACCGGTAGCGGAAGTAGGTCGGCTCCGTGCTGCGCAGCAGGTCATAGCCGGTCGCGTTGACGTGGCGCTCGAGCCCGTTGACGAACCACGGGTAGTTGAAGTCGCCGACCATGACGGCCGGCACGTCGTGGCCGAGCGAGCGCATGCCCTCGTGGGCGGCGGTGATCTGCTTGCGCCGCAGGCGGTTCGACGCGGTCAGCGGGGCGGCGTGGAACGAGCCGACGAGCACGTCGTGGCCGATCGCCTCGTCGTGCAGGCGCGCCGCGAGCAGGCGCTCGTGCGCGGGGAGAGCACTCGGTCGTGGAGTGACCGGTGCATGCTGAACATCTTCGTGTCCTGCACCGTGTAGCGGTCGGCCCGGGCGTACAGCGCGAGTCCGAGTCGGTTGGTGCTGGTCGCGTCGATGAGTTGCAGGTGGGCGACCGAGTCGGCCAGGTCGTCGGTGTCGCACTCCTGCAGGCACATCACGTCGACGTCGTTCGAGACGGCGAGCTCGGTGAGCTCGCCGATCGCCGCGTGCTTGCGCAGGTTGTAGCTGATGATCCTCAGGTCGACCACCTCCCCGCCCAGCGTATCCGCGTGCGCCGGGGGAGGGGTGTGGCTCCGCTGGGTGTCTGCTGGGCGTCGCCCGATCGACGTCGGCGCGCGCGGCTATGCT
Coding sequences within:
- a CDS encoding endonuclease/exonuclease/phosphatase family protein — translated: MVDLRIISYNLRKHAAIGELTELAVSNDVDVMCLQECDTDDLADSVAHLQLIDATSTNRLGLALYARADRYTVQDTKMFSMHRSLHDRVLSPRTSACSRRACTTRRSATTCSSARSTPPR